In Solea senegalensis isolate Sse05_10M linkage group LG18, IFAPA_SoseM_1, whole genome shotgun sequence, a single window of DNA contains:
- the aqp8a.1 gene encoding aquaporin-8a.1 yields the protein MAHICEPHQSSNPEFSPGKVRRMSGAESNKTLEVLSVSEDEEQVMQSRGLVFQRYVQPCVAELLGTCLFVFVGCASVVGDTGTAGVLQPAVAHGLALGTLITVFGQISGGHLNPVVSLSVYLCGGMKLVLLLPYVTAQVLGAMIGAGLVKVAFPAVSYAAVHGAAFEPSVGDVGRATLAEVMMSTFLTTVVCMTAVNQRTTTPWAPFCIGLTVTANILAGGVLSGACMNPARAFGPAVAAGHWNHHWIYWVGPTCGALLTVCFVRFLFGDQNTRVVLK from the exons ATGGCTCATATATGTGAACCTCATCAGTCCTCAAACCCTGAGTTCAGTCCAGGGAAAGTCAGAAGAATGTCAGGAGCAGAGAGTAATAAGACGCTGGAGGTTCTGAGCGTgagtgaggatgaggagcaggTGATGCAGAGCAGAGGTTTGGTTTTTCAGCGTTACGTGCAGCCGTGTGTGGCCGAGCTGCTCGGGACCTGCCTGTTTGTCTTCGTGGGCTGTGCTTCGGTCGTCGGGGACACGGGGACAGCGGGCGTCCTGCAGCCGGCTGTGGCTCATGGACTCGCTCTGGGGACGCTCATCACTGTGTTTGGACAAATCAG TGGTGGACATCTGAACCCTGTGGTGTCTCTGAGTGTTTACCTGTGTGGAGGAATGAAGCTcgtgctgctgcttccttacgtCACCGCTCAGGTGTTGGGAGCAATGATCGGAGCTGGTTTGGTTAAG GTCGCGTTCCCCGCCGTGTCGTACGCCGCGGTCCACGGGGCGGCTTTTGAGCCCAGCGTCGGTGACGTTGGCAGAGCCACGTTAGCGGAAGTGATGATGAGCACCTTCCTCACCACAGTGGTGTGTATGACGGCCGTCAACCAACGGACCACGACACCGTGGGCTCCTTTCTGCATCGGCCTCACGGTCACGGCCAACATCCTGGCAGG AGGAGTTCTCTCCGGAGCGTGTATGAACCCTGCTCGGGCCTTTGGCCCCGCAGTCGCTGCCGGTCACTGGAACCATCACTGGATTTACTGGGTCGGACCCACATGTGGTGCCCTGCTCACAGTCTGCTTTGTCAG GTTCTTGTTTGGTGACCAGAATACTCGAGTTGTCCTCAAGTGA